A genomic region of Melanotaenia boesemani isolate fMelBoe1 chromosome 13, fMelBoe1.pri, whole genome shotgun sequence contains the following coding sequences:
- the LOC121651009 gene encoding DNA-directed RNA polymerase subunit beta''-like — protein sequence MYKLGRVYIYREQVYVYREQVYLYREQVYVNREQVYVNREQVYLYREQVYLYREQVYLYREQVYVNREQVYVNREQVYLYREQVYVNREQVYLYREQVYLYRERVYLYRLPLPRTGLPLPRTGLPLPRTGLRLPRTGLPLPRTGRVYVYFKRVYVYRGRVYVYFKRVYVYRGRVYVYFKLVYNYRGRVYVYFKRVYVYRGRVYVYRERVYVYFKQVYVYRERVYVYFKQVYVYRERVYVYFKRVYVYRGRVYIYRERVYVYFKQVYVYRERVYVYFKQVYVYRERVYVYFKRVYVYRGRVYIYRERVYVYFRQVYVYRERVYVYFKQVYVYRERVYVYFKQVYVYRERVYVYFKQVYVYRERVYVYFKRVYVYRGRVYIYRERVYVYFKQVYVYRERVYVYFKQVYVYRERVYVYFKQVYVYRGRVYVYFKRGYVYRGRVYVYFKRVYVYRGRVYVFFKRVYVYRGRVYVYFKRVYVYRGRVYVYFKRVYVYRERVYVYFKQVYVYRERVYVYFKQVYVYRGRALCPAGDIKDCIAPEDDHKALCCYEEAVKRSRTVTLIIDTEQEL from the exons atgtaca AGTTGGGACGGGTCTACATTTACCGCGAACAGGTCTACGTTTACCGCGAACAGGTCTACCTTTACCGCGAACAGGTCTACGTTAACCGCGAACAGGTCTACGTTAACCGCGAACAGGTATACCTTTACCGCGAACAGGTCTACCTTTACCGCGAACAGGTCTACCTTTACCGCGAACAGGTCTACGTTAACCGCGAACAGGTCTACGTTAACCGCGAACAGGTCTACCTTTACCGCGAACAGGTCTACGTTAACCGCGAACAGGTCTACCTTTACCGCGAACAGGTCTACCTTTACCGCGAACGGGTCTACCTTTACC GTCTACCTTTACCGCGAACAGGTCTACCTTTACCGCGAACGGGTCTACCTTTACCGCGAACAGGTCTACGCTTACCGCGAACAGGTCTACCTTTACCGCGAACGGGACGGGTTTATGTTTACTTCAAACGGGTCTACGTTTACCGCGGACGGGTTTATGTTTACTTCAAACGGGTCTACGTTTACCGCGGACGGGTTTATGTTTACTTCAAACTGGTCTACAATTACCGTGGACGGGTTTATGTTTACTTCAAACGGGTCTACGTTTACCGTGGACGGGTCTACGTTTACCGTGAACGGGTTTATGTTTACTTCAAACAGGTCTACGTTTACCGTGAACGGGTTTATGTTTACTTCAAACAGGTCTACGTTTACCGTGAACGGGTTTATGTTTACTTCAAACGGGTCTACGTTTACCGTGGACGGGTCTACATTTACCGTGAACGGGTTTATGTTTACTTCAAACAGGTCTACGTTTACCGTGAACGGGTTTATGTTTACTTCAAACAGGTCTACGTTTACCGTGAACGGGTTTATGTTTACTTCAAACGGGTCTACGTTTACCGTGGACGGGTCTACATTTACCGTGAACGGGTTTATGTTTACTTCAGACAGGTCTACGTTTACCGTGAACGGGTTTATGTTTACTTCAAACAGGTCTACGTTTACCGTGAACGGGTTTATGTTTACTTCAAACAGGTCTACGTTTACCGTGAACGGGTTTATGTTTACTTCAAACAGGTCTACGTTTACCGTGAACGGGTTTATGTTTACTTCAAACGGGTCTACGTTTACCGTGGACGGGTCTACATTTACCGTGAACGGGTTTATGTTTACTTCAAACAGGTCTACGTTTACCGTGAACGGGTTTATGTTTACTTCAAACAGGTCTACGTTTACCGTGAACGGGTTTATGTTTACTTCAAACAGGTCTACGTTTACCGTGGACGGGTTTATGTTTACTTCAAACGTGGCTACGTTTACCGTGGACGGGTTTATGTTTACTTCAAACGGGTCTACGTTTACCGTGGACGGGTTTATGTTTTCTTCAAACGGGTCTACGTTTACCGTGGACGGGTTTATGTTTACTTCAAACGGGTCTACGTTTACCGTGGACGGGTTTATGTTTACTTCAAACGG GTCTACGTTTACCGTGAACGGGTTTATGTTTACTTCAAACAGGTCTACGTTTACCGTGAACGGGTTTATGTTTACTTCAAACAGGTCTACGTTTACCGTGGACGg GCTCTGTGTCCTGCTGGTGACATTAAAGATTGCATAGCTCCTGAAGATGATCACAAGGCCCTGTGTTGCTATGAAGAAGCTGTGAAACGGAGCAGAACAGTTACACTGATCATTGACACTGAACAGGAACTCTGA
- the cfap126 gene encoding protein Flattop has product MSSNFSSNQFENTFIPKRLQNWCVPSTSKTKTPAARGGHTSFIVDDRGHLLPEVKRGNVYPEFKGTWDLPAHIPVNINPTARSEEGLKRLKLWGFCPPQSGKSLLHKGTKSTNVDEEVGGDEQQDAPSSTDEAQTSSLVPPATGTGQSSEPVQTDSSSRQIQHQA; this is encoded by the exons ATGTCGTCGAATTTCTCCTCAAACCAG tTTGAGAACACATTCATACCAAAAAGGCTGCAGAACTGGTGTGTGCCGAGCACCTCCAAGACAAAG ACACCGGCTGCACGGGGGGGTCATACCTCCTTCATTGTAGATGACAGAGGACATCTTCTCCCAGAAGTGAAG aGGGGCAATGTGTACCCAGAATTTAAGGGCACCTGGGATCTACCTGCTCACatcccagtcaacatcaacCCCACTGCGCGCTCTGAGGAGGGTCTAAAAAGGCTGAAGCTGTGGGGATTCTGCCCACCGCAGAGTGGCAAGTCTCTGCTACACAAAGGCACCAAAAGCACAAATGTTGATGAGGAG GTCGGTGGGGATGAACAGCAGGATGCTCCATCATCCACAGATGAGGCCCAAACATCGTCACTTGTCCCTCCTGCTACAGGCACTGGCCAAAGTTCAGAGCCAGTCCAGACAGACTCAAGCAGCAGGCAGATCCAACACCAGGCATGA
- the LOC121652359 gene encoding alpha-1,3-mannosyl-glycoprotein 4-beta-N-acetylglucosaminyltransferase C-like encodes MRRQTKKNVALAVLLLISGLYFISHSDFFITRSLEPPLSELSWHGERLISKESWVERGGYLPLNVSYQLLAGAPSTQQRFLTVGMSSVKRSKGSYLIPTLQSLFSQSSPEERSSMVVVVLLADFDVSWRIATVNEIKTVFAVELEQGQLVVIHVSQDWYPPLTGIKRNYNDAAERVTFRSKQNLDYCFLTTYSVGVGQYYLQLEDDVSSAKNFLTTIRRHVEEQNRKKETWAMLEFSTLGFIGKLYKSTELPLLARFLFLFYQEMPCDWLMTHFRLLMTQKEPILLKPSLFQHMGTFSSFQGTYNKLKDKDFEEVLYSNPSAEVFSNISTYQKHFPKLAWDAGEGFFWGRSPVKGHQLTVVFLDPVVVTGILVETGSGGKDLLDSAQVEIGHDVVTTEKEKSCKEFQSVGTFENGRFEMQELDKKFSSASSCLRILVTAAQKDWVIIQKIRITTS; translated from the exons ATGCGACGGCAGACAAAGAAGAATGTGGCTCTGGCTGTGCTGCTTCTCATCAGTGGGCTGTACTTCATTAGTCATTCAGACTTCTTCATAACT AGATCACTTGAGCCACCTCTAAGTGAGTTAAGCTGGCATGGAGAAAGGCTGATCAGTAAAGAGTCCTGGGTGGAGCGGGGAGGTTACCTGCCTCTCAATGTGAGCTATCAGCTGCTGGCTGGAGCGCCATCTACCCAGCAAA GGTTTTTGACAGTTGGGATGTCATCGGTGAAAAGGAGCAAGGGCAGCTATCTCATTCCCACCTTGCAGTCCCTCTTCTCTCAGTCATCTCCTGAAGAGCGCTCCTCCATGGTCGTGGTAGTGCTGCTAGCAGATTTTGATGTCAGCTGGAGAATTGCTACGgtcaatgaaataaaaacagtgtttgCTGTGGAGCTGGAACAAGGCCAGCTTGTGGTCATCCATGTCTCTCAAGACTGGTACCCGCCTCTTACAG GTATAAAGAGGAATTACAACGATGCCGCGGAACGGGTAACTTTCCGCTCCAAGCAGAACTTGGATTACTGCTTCCTGACCACCTACAGTGTAGGTGTTGGACAGTACTACCTCCAGCTGGAAGATGATGTCTCTTCTGCCAAAAACTTCCTCACAACCATTAGGAGACACGTTGAGGAGCAGAACAGGAAGAAGGAGACCTGGGCAATGCTGGAATTCTCAACTCTTGGCTTCATTGGGAAGCTCTACAAGTCGACTGAACTTCCTCTACTGGCTCGGTTCCTTTTCCTCTTCTACCAGGAAATGCCCTGCGATTGGTTGATGACTCATTTCCGACTATTGATGACCCAGAAAGAACCAATTCTCTTGAAACCATCATTGTTCCAACATATGGGAACATTTTCTTCCTTCCAGGGAACGTACAACAAGCTGAAGGACAAGGACTTTGAGGAAGTGCTCTACTCCAATCCTTCAGCTGAAGTCTTCTCTAACATCTCAACCTACCAGAAACACTTCCCCAAACTTGCTTGGGATGCCGGGGAGGGATTCTTTTGGGGACGTTCCCCGGTCAAAGGACATCAGCTGACAGTGGTGTTCCTTGACCCCGTAGTGGTGACAGGGATTTTAGTAGAAACAGGATCAGGAGGCAAAGACCTCCTGGACTCGGCTCAGGTGGAAATAGGCCATGATGTGGTAAccacagagaaagagaagagcTGTAAAGAATTCCAGTCAGTGGGAACATTTGAGAATGGGAGGTTTGAGATGCAGGAGTTGGATAAAAAGTTCAGCTCTGCCTCTTCGTGTCTGAGGATACTGGTGACAGCTGCCCAGAAGGACTGGGTCATCATTCAGAAAATCAGGATCACAACAAGCTGA